The Flavobacterium johnsoniae genomic sequence ATTAAAAGGCAAAATTAAATTTAAAATTCCACCAAGAGGATTGGCAATTTGGGTAGAATGGCTAGACAATTTCAATCTTATTCAATTTCAGAAAGAATGTGCCAATCATGATTTGTTTCTTCCAAAAACCATTTTATATCAAACCAAAAACTTGACTGCAACACGTTTGGGTTTTGGGCATTTAGAAAAAGAAGAAATGGAAAAAGCAGTTTCTATTTTAAGCAAATGTTTGGAAATAGTTCTTAGGAAATGAATTTTATAAAAAAAGGCCGTCTTTATAGACAGCCTTTTAAAAGTTTTATTTAAAGCATTTTTTCTCTTTCCCAAAAACGATGTCTTCCTAAAGCTTTTATAAAAGAAGTACTTAGAGTTTTATCAGCGCTATTTTCACTTATCAAAACTCCTGCATCTTTATCTTTTATATCACTTTGATTTTTTACAATTTGAGTTCCCTCAGCTTCTGCAGCAATAAATTTACAGTGATTGTAAGAATCGTTTAAAAATTCTTTGACTTCTTTAATTTTTGAAAGTTCTTTAATTCCTTTTCCTCCTGGAATAAAAACACCATCAAAAAGTACCGAAGCTGCAATTTTATAGGTTTGATCAACTGGAATTTCGGCTCCGTCTTCAGCAACAATTGTCCCCAAATGCGGAGCAATAATTACTGCTTTTGCTCCTGCGTTTTGCAATGCCGTTTTCATTGTTTTTACAGAATTTGCATTTACACCTTCGGCACACAAAAAAGCAATTTGACGTGTTGCAATGGTATTTGAAATCGTTGGGTTTTTCAACATACTCAAAGCATCAGAGTTAGTTGCGTTTTGTTTTACTTTAGTCGGCTCTTGTTTGCCTTCATCATCTGCTCCTACTCCATGATTTAGAGGTTTTTCTACATTTTTGGGAACTGGAATTCCTAGCGATTTAGCAACAGTTTGAGCTAAATTAGCATCAACGTAATTTAAAAGTCCAAGCATTCTTTCTCTAATGGCAACGGTTTCTACTTTTCCCAGTTCAAAAGATAATGCGCTGGCAATATGATTTTGCTCAATTGGAGTTTGACTATTGTAAAAAAGTGTTGCCTGACTAAAATGATCTGCAAAACTGGTACTTCTTTCTCTCACTTTATGCGCATCTACACGTTCGTTAAAACTCGCAAATCCTCCTTCATCGATTTTGGCTTGAAAGGGACATCCGCCGCCTAAAGAATTTGGATGATAACTTACTTTTCCGACAGGAATTTCGTGACGCATATGTCCATCTCGCTGATTATTATGCATTGGAGCAATCGTCCTGTTAATTGGTATTTCATGAAAATTCGGACTTCCTAATCGCGATAATTGTGTATCAGTATAAGAAAATAATCTTCCTTGCAATAAAGGATCATTTGTAAAATCAATTCCTGGAACAATATGTCCTGGATGAAAGGCAACTTGTTCAGTTTCTGCAAAAAAGTTATCTGGATTTTTATTTAAAGTCATTTTTCCGATAATGGTTACGGGAACCAATTCTTCTGGAACTAATTTTGTCGGATCTAGCAGATCAAAATCAAATTTGTGTTCATCACTTTCTGGAATTATCTGTACACCTAATTCCCATTCTGGAAAATTTCCTGCTTCTATAGCTTCCCATAAATCTTGTTTATGAAAATCAGAATTTTTTCCTGATATTTTTTGTGCCTCATCCCAAGCAACTCCATGCGTTCCCAATTTAGGTTTCCAATGAAATTTAACGAAATGAGATTCATTTTTATTATTTATAAATCTAAACGTATGAACGCCAAATCCTTCCATCATTCTTAAACTTCTCGGAATTGCCCTATCGCTCATTACCCACATAATCATGTGCATAGATTCGGGCATAAGCGAAATAAAATCCCAAAAGGTATCGTGAGCCGATGCAGCTTGCGGAATTTCATTGTGCGGTTCTGGTTTTACAGCATGAACTAAATCGGGAAATTTCATAGCATCTTGAATAAAAAATACGGGCATATTATTCCCAACCAAATCAAAAATACCTTCTTGCGTATAAAATTTAACTGCAAAACCTCGAACATCTCTTGCCAAATCGGTTGAGCCTCGCGATCCTGCAACTGTTGAAAAACG encodes the following:
- a CDS encoding catalase, with product MKNSKKTNQDNSDGKQRDLEQNKSDATNEFLTTNQGVKINDNNNSLKSGERGPSLLEDFILREKITHFDHERIPERIVHARGSAAHGYFELYKPLDKYSKAGFLNDTSIKTPVFVRFSTVAGSRGSTDLARDVRGFAVKFYTQEGIFDLVGNNMPVFFIQDAMKFPDLVHAVKPEPHNEIPQAASAHDTFWDFISLMPESMHMIMWVMSDRAIPRSLRMMEGFGVHTFRFINNKNESHFVKFHWKPKLGTHGVAWDEAQKISGKNSDFHKQDLWEAIEAGNFPEWELGVQIIPESDEHKFDFDLLDPTKLVPEELVPVTIIGKMTLNKNPDNFFAETEQVAFHPGHIVPGIDFTNDPLLQGRLFSYTDTQLSRLGSPNFHEIPINRTIAPMHNNQRDGHMRHEIPVGKVSYHPNSLGGGCPFQAKIDEGGFASFNERVDAHKVRERSTSFADHFSQATLFYNSQTPIEQNHIASALSFELGKVETVAIRERMLGLLNYVDANLAQTVAKSLGIPVPKNVEKPLNHGVGADDEGKQEPTKVKQNATNSDALSMLKNPTISNTIATRQIAFLCAEGVNANSVKTMKTALQNAGAKAVIIAPHLGTIVAEDGAEIPVDQTYKIAASVLFDGVFIPGGKGIKELSKIKEVKEFLNDSYNHCKFIAAEAEGTQIVKNQSDIKDKDAGVLISENSADKTLSTSFIKALGRHRFWEREKML